In a single window of the Euwallacea fornicatus isolate EFF26 chromosome 5, ASM4011564v1, whole genome shotgun sequence genome:
- the IRSp53 gene encoding uncharacterized protein IRSp53 isoform X2, whose translation MNTTTTAMETEELIKLVDGIYKNILDKFNPGARQMINAGKAYLKALHSAAAASRLYVDAIGKLAKQAQQGTWGGSSDIGVALMKMVEVYKEIQDQQMNILKAFYVDLLVPLETNLEKDTKVVQSEQKRFLQQHKQRSETYSKAAAIMKKQRKKSRGSTKAGLAMDKELKNMQVLEEEKTKLDAFCEQSLKNAMTQERRRYGFVLERQCSLAKHYLSYHTHGAEGYSQNLDKWSEVAKTREYLPDSVETVFSSRIRQISVWQDEDLYSNPRSPNFEEDRISINSQLRKTKSMDASCLDIRSIAEVGSPVTTMSRAKSEYNLNSSNANGVQDITPTRRPKSIAVPPPPTWDAQLARALYAYLSSGDNQLSFHEGDLIALIGERTKGWQFGENLRTQCSGWFPLAYTEILIDDSMSSPTHRSDASQQHVPTTPTNVMSSSLGSGAQIASGGGSTLDQPSRMFGDTLHLHRSSNNATKQIRRAIGTNNIPPPAAPAPVPTPSLPYQKSGTNIPQSQSTNFGTGQYSAPGIKSSASAFNFSSANSTTGPYSTHPAPARERPSAGSGLPLHLQSKGGKIGGPVGNVSLHSSNDSGFSNDPPPQPEIDYSDDDSMAGQTKLPARRPKGDPNNNMVRSPKLSNSHGNLMDERYLTSDAAEVSKVKVKRTKSFWKFGKNNSDSEILEGMALWRHRDLVDLSEENNRNNSQQRVRRASRDQSNDSDKTINNKDANLHHEKKHSPKRRESFKEKPKAEVKPQEQFEENIYGNKPNFKDQFMDDDGDGLMLKTVNRRNILKQYSDDLTAGESDSASEMTISDDPYDCIVVDDQKVRKRNNGQFPNVAELGKKLEKLSKTSKYSPNKSETQLNNVNHIRNSIREKNEVNVRRSKSREKEMIEYHQEQRRSFKSFGVDQENGEKERFDDRYYAQTKKRNTQKPGVNADMNHNNRDKEAKQHSKYYDSTNDELSEVGDNRQFLPRTKLSKTNSNSSKYDESISLMDYGETLQKRLKNPEFNSKYDEKSLQNGNMYGPWYDLWGLDASTAARK comes from the exons ATGAACACCACAACCACCGCAATGGAGACCGAAGAGCTTATAAAACTCGTAGATGGGATCTATAAG AACATCCTGGATAAGTTCAATCCCGGGGCGAGGCAGATGATCAACGCCGGAAAGGCTTACCTAAAGGCCCTACACA GTGCAGCTGCAGCTTCGAGGCTGTACGTGGACGCAATCGGCAAATTGGCCAAGCAGGCCCAGCAAGGCACATGGGGCGGATCTTCGGATATAG GTGTGGCTTTGATGAAAATGGTTGAGGTGTACAAGGAGATCCAGGACCAGCAGATGAACATC CTGAAAGCCTTCTACGTCGACCTCCTCGTGCCCCTCGAGACCAACCTGGAAAAGGACACGAAAGTCGTCCAG TCGGAACAAAAGCGGTTCCTGCAGCAGCACAAACAACGATCAGAAACGTATAGCAAAGCAGCGGCAATTATGAAGAAACAACGCAAAAAGTCCAGGGGCTCGACCAAGGCCGGACTCGCTATGGACAAGGAACTTAAG AACATGCAGGTTTTAGAGGAGGAGAAAACGAAGCTAGACGCTTTCTGCGAGCAGAGCTTAAAAAAC GCAATGACCCAAGAAAGACGCAGGTATGGCTTTGTCTTGGAGCGGCAATGCTCTCTCGCCAAGCACTACCTATCGTATCACACCCATGGGGCCGAAGGCTACAGCCAGAACCTGGACAAGTGGTCCGAAGTGGCCAAAACCAGGGAGTACCTTCCCGACTCCGTCGAGACCGTTTTTAGTAGCAGAATCCGA CAAATCTCTGTGTGGCAGGATGAGGACTTATACTCAAACCCGCGCAGCCCCAATTTTGAAGAAGACCGCATAAGCATCAATTCGCAACTGCGTAAGACCAAAAGTATGGACGCGTCCTGTCTGGACATCCGCTCCATCGCCGAAGTGGGCTCCCCCGTCACCACCATGTCTAGAGCTAAGTCCGAGTACAATCTCAACTCGTCAAACGCAAATGGTGTTCAAG ATATTACCCCGACGAGGCGTCCAAAGTCCATAGCGGTGCCCCCGCCGCCCACATGGGACGCTCAGTTAGCGCGCGCCCTTTACGCCTATCTATCCAGCGGTGACAATCAGCTAAGTTTTCACGAGGGGGACCTTATTGCCCTCATTGGAGAGCGCACCAAAGGGTGGCAGTTCGGGGAGAATTTGAGGACACAGTGCAGCGGGTGGTTTCCGTTGGCCTATACCGAGATTTTGATTGACGACTCCATGAG CTCCCCGACACATCGAAGCGATGCCAGTCAGCAGCACGTGCCCACCACGCCCACCAACGTCATGTCGTCGTCACTGGGTTCAGGTGCTCAAATCGCCTCTGGCGGTGGTAGCACGCTCGATCAGCCTTCTAGAATGTTCGGTGACACCCTGCACTTGCACCGCTCCTCTAATAACGCCACCAAGCAG ATTCGGCGAGCGATCGGTACTAACAACATCCCCCCACCAGCCGCCCCGGCGCCCGTTCCCACTCCGTCCTTGCCCTACCAAAAATCGGGCACCAACATCCCGCAGTCGCAGAGCACCAATTTCGGCACAGGGCAGTACTCGGCCCCGGGAATAAAATCCTCTGCTTCAGCGTTCAATTTTTCCAGTGCCAATTCGACCACGGGGCCGTATTCCACGCATCCGGCTCCAGCGAGAGAACGACCTTCGGCTGGTTCTGGGTTGCCATTGCATTTGCAATCCAAGGGAGGGAAAATTG GCGGCCCCGTGGGCAATGTTTCCCTCCACTCGAGCAACGATTCCGGATTTTCCAACGACCCCCCTCCTCAACCCGAAATCGACTATTCGGATGACGACTCGATGGCCGGACAAACCAAACTGCCGGCTCG CCGCCCCAAAGGAGATCCGAACAATAACATGGTGCGTTCGCCTAAACTGTCCAACAGCCACGGCAACTTGATGGACGAGCGTTACTTGACCTCTGACGCGGCAGAGGTGTCCAAAGTGAAGGTGAAACGCACGAAATCCTTCTGGAAGTTTGGCAAAAACAACTCCGACTCGGAGATCCTCGAAGGAATGGCTCTATGGCGACATAGAGACTTGGTTGATCTGAGCGAGGAAAACAACAGGAATAACAGCCAGCAAAGAGTACGGAGAGCTAGTAGGGATCAGTCCAATGATTCCGACAAGaccattaataataaagacgCAAATCTCCATCACGAGAAGAAACACAGCCCGAAGCGACGAGAAAGTTTCAAGGAGAAACCAAAAGCTGAAGTCAAACCGCAGGAGCAATTTGAGGAGAACATTTACGGGAACAAGCCGAATTTCAAAGACCAATTCATGGATGACGATGGTGATGGGTTGATGTTGAAGACCGTGAATcgcagaaatattttgaagcaaTACAGCGACGATTTGACCGCTGGAGAGTCGGATTCGGCTTCGGAGATGACCATCAGCGACGATCCGTACGACTGCATTGTGGTGGATGACCAGAAGGTCAGAAAACGCAATAATGGACAATTCCCGAACGTGGCAGAACTAGgtaaaaaactggaaaagcTATCCAAGACCAGCAAGTACTCGCCTAATAAGTCAGAAACACAGCTGAACAACGTTAATCACATCAGGAACAGTATCAGAGAGAAGAACGAAGTGAACGTGCGAAGGAGTAAATCGAGAGAGAAGGAGATGATTGAATATCATCAAGAACAAAGACGCTCTTTTAAATCTTTTGGAGTAGACCAGGAAAACGGGGAGAAAGAGCGGTTTGACGACCGCTACTACGCTCAAACCAAGAAAAGAAACACTCAAAAACCAGGCGTGAATGCTGACATGAACCATAACAACAGAGACAAAGAAGCGAAACAGCATTCGAAGTATTATGACTCGACCAACGATGAATTATCTGAAGTGGGAGACAACAGGCAATTTCTGCCCAGGACTAAGCTTTCTAAAACCAATAGTAACAGCTCCAAATACGATGAAAGCATCAGCTTAATGGATTATGGAGAGACCTTGCAAAAGCGTTTGAAAAACCCCGAATTTAACTCCAAATACGACGAAAAATCCCTACAGAATGGAAACATGTATGGACCGTGGTACGATCTTTGGGGACTAGACGCGTCTACAGCGGCTAGAAAGTAG
- the IRSp53 gene encoding uncharacterized protein IRSp53 isoform X1: MNTTTTAMETEELIKLVDGIYKNILDKFNPGARQMINAGKAYLKALHSAAAASRLYVDAIGKLAKQAQQGTWGGSSDIGVALMKMVEVYKEIQDQQMNILKAFYVDLLVPLETNLEKDTKVVQSEQKRFLQQHKQRSETYSKAAAIMKKQRKKSRGSTKAGLAMDKELKNMQVLEEEKTKLDAFCEQSLKNAMTQERRRYGFVLERQCSLAKHYLSYHTHGAEGYSQNLDKWSEVAKTREYLPDSVETVFSSRIRQISVWQDEDLYSNPRSPNFEEDRISINSQLRKTKSMDASCLDIRSIAEVGSPVTTMSRAKSEYNLNSSNANGVQDTDITPTRRPKSIAVPPPPTWDAQLARALYAYLSSGDNQLSFHEGDLIALIGERTKGWQFGENLRTQCSGWFPLAYTEILIDDSMSSPTHRSDASQQHVPTTPTNVMSSSLGSGAQIASGGGSTLDQPSRMFGDTLHLHRSSNNATKQIRRAIGTNNIPPPAAPAPVPTPSLPYQKSGTNIPQSQSTNFGTGQYSAPGIKSSASAFNFSSANSTTGPYSTHPAPARERPSAGSGLPLHLQSKGGKIGGPVGNVSLHSSNDSGFSNDPPPQPEIDYSDDDSMAGQTKLPARRPKGDPNNNMVRSPKLSNSHGNLMDERYLTSDAAEVSKVKVKRTKSFWKFGKNNSDSEILEGMALWRHRDLVDLSEENNRNNSQQRVRRASRDQSNDSDKTINNKDANLHHEKKHSPKRRESFKEKPKAEVKPQEQFEENIYGNKPNFKDQFMDDDGDGLMLKTVNRRNILKQYSDDLTAGESDSASEMTISDDPYDCIVVDDQKVRKRNNGQFPNVAELGKKLEKLSKTSKYSPNKSETQLNNVNHIRNSIREKNEVNVRRSKSREKEMIEYHQEQRRSFKSFGVDQENGEKERFDDRYYAQTKKRNTQKPGVNADMNHNNRDKEAKQHSKYYDSTNDELSEVGDNRQFLPRTKLSKTNSNSSKYDESISLMDYGETLQKRLKNPEFNSKYDEKSLQNGNMYGPWYDLWGLDASTAARK, translated from the exons ATGAACACCACAACCACCGCAATGGAGACCGAAGAGCTTATAAAACTCGTAGATGGGATCTATAAG AACATCCTGGATAAGTTCAATCCCGGGGCGAGGCAGATGATCAACGCCGGAAAGGCTTACCTAAAGGCCCTACACA GTGCAGCTGCAGCTTCGAGGCTGTACGTGGACGCAATCGGCAAATTGGCCAAGCAGGCCCAGCAAGGCACATGGGGCGGATCTTCGGATATAG GTGTGGCTTTGATGAAAATGGTTGAGGTGTACAAGGAGATCCAGGACCAGCAGATGAACATC CTGAAAGCCTTCTACGTCGACCTCCTCGTGCCCCTCGAGACCAACCTGGAAAAGGACACGAAAGTCGTCCAG TCGGAACAAAAGCGGTTCCTGCAGCAGCACAAACAACGATCAGAAACGTATAGCAAAGCAGCGGCAATTATGAAGAAACAACGCAAAAAGTCCAGGGGCTCGACCAAGGCCGGACTCGCTATGGACAAGGAACTTAAG AACATGCAGGTTTTAGAGGAGGAGAAAACGAAGCTAGACGCTTTCTGCGAGCAGAGCTTAAAAAAC GCAATGACCCAAGAAAGACGCAGGTATGGCTTTGTCTTGGAGCGGCAATGCTCTCTCGCCAAGCACTACCTATCGTATCACACCCATGGGGCCGAAGGCTACAGCCAGAACCTGGACAAGTGGTCCGAAGTGGCCAAAACCAGGGAGTACCTTCCCGACTCCGTCGAGACCGTTTTTAGTAGCAGAATCCGA CAAATCTCTGTGTGGCAGGATGAGGACTTATACTCAAACCCGCGCAGCCCCAATTTTGAAGAAGACCGCATAAGCATCAATTCGCAACTGCGTAAGACCAAAAGTATGGACGCGTCCTGTCTGGACATCCGCTCCATCGCCGAAGTGGGCTCCCCCGTCACCACCATGTCTAGAGCTAAGTCCGAGTACAATCTCAACTCGTCAAACGCAAATGGTGTTCAAG ATACAGATATTACCCCGACGAGGCGTCCAAAGTCCATAGCGGTGCCCCCGCCGCCCACATGGGACGCTCAGTTAGCGCGCGCCCTTTACGCCTATCTATCCAGCGGTGACAATCAGCTAAGTTTTCACGAGGGGGACCTTATTGCCCTCATTGGAGAGCGCACCAAAGGGTGGCAGTTCGGGGAGAATTTGAGGACACAGTGCAGCGGGTGGTTTCCGTTGGCCTATACCGAGATTTTGATTGACGACTCCATGAG CTCCCCGACACATCGAAGCGATGCCAGTCAGCAGCACGTGCCCACCACGCCCACCAACGTCATGTCGTCGTCACTGGGTTCAGGTGCTCAAATCGCCTCTGGCGGTGGTAGCACGCTCGATCAGCCTTCTAGAATGTTCGGTGACACCCTGCACTTGCACCGCTCCTCTAATAACGCCACCAAGCAG ATTCGGCGAGCGATCGGTACTAACAACATCCCCCCACCAGCCGCCCCGGCGCCCGTTCCCACTCCGTCCTTGCCCTACCAAAAATCGGGCACCAACATCCCGCAGTCGCAGAGCACCAATTTCGGCACAGGGCAGTACTCGGCCCCGGGAATAAAATCCTCTGCTTCAGCGTTCAATTTTTCCAGTGCCAATTCGACCACGGGGCCGTATTCCACGCATCCGGCTCCAGCGAGAGAACGACCTTCGGCTGGTTCTGGGTTGCCATTGCATTTGCAATCCAAGGGAGGGAAAATTG GCGGCCCCGTGGGCAATGTTTCCCTCCACTCGAGCAACGATTCCGGATTTTCCAACGACCCCCCTCCTCAACCCGAAATCGACTATTCGGATGACGACTCGATGGCCGGACAAACCAAACTGCCGGCTCG CCGCCCCAAAGGAGATCCGAACAATAACATGGTGCGTTCGCCTAAACTGTCCAACAGCCACGGCAACTTGATGGACGAGCGTTACTTGACCTCTGACGCGGCAGAGGTGTCCAAAGTGAAGGTGAAACGCACGAAATCCTTCTGGAAGTTTGGCAAAAACAACTCCGACTCGGAGATCCTCGAAGGAATGGCTCTATGGCGACATAGAGACTTGGTTGATCTGAGCGAGGAAAACAACAGGAATAACAGCCAGCAAAGAGTACGGAGAGCTAGTAGGGATCAGTCCAATGATTCCGACAAGaccattaataataaagacgCAAATCTCCATCACGAGAAGAAACACAGCCCGAAGCGACGAGAAAGTTTCAAGGAGAAACCAAAAGCTGAAGTCAAACCGCAGGAGCAATTTGAGGAGAACATTTACGGGAACAAGCCGAATTTCAAAGACCAATTCATGGATGACGATGGTGATGGGTTGATGTTGAAGACCGTGAATcgcagaaatattttgaagcaaTACAGCGACGATTTGACCGCTGGAGAGTCGGATTCGGCTTCGGAGATGACCATCAGCGACGATCCGTACGACTGCATTGTGGTGGATGACCAGAAGGTCAGAAAACGCAATAATGGACAATTCCCGAACGTGGCAGAACTAGgtaaaaaactggaaaagcTATCCAAGACCAGCAAGTACTCGCCTAATAAGTCAGAAACACAGCTGAACAACGTTAATCACATCAGGAACAGTATCAGAGAGAAGAACGAAGTGAACGTGCGAAGGAGTAAATCGAGAGAGAAGGAGATGATTGAATATCATCAAGAACAAAGACGCTCTTTTAAATCTTTTGGAGTAGACCAGGAAAACGGGGAGAAAGAGCGGTTTGACGACCGCTACTACGCTCAAACCAAGAAAAGAAACACTCAAAAACCAGGCGTGAATGCTGACATGAACCATAACAACAGAGACAAAGAAGCGAAACAGCATTCGAAGTATTATGACTCGACCAACGATGAATTATCTGAAGTGGGAGACAACAGGCAATTTCTGCCCAGGACTAAGCTTTCTAAAACCAATAGTAACAGCTCCAAATACGATGAAAGCATCAGCTTAATGGATTATGGAGAGACCTTGCAAAAGCGTTTGAAAAACCCCGAATTTAACTCCAAATACGACGAAAAATCCCTACAGAATGGAAACATGTATGGACCGTGGTACGATCTTTGGGGACTAGACGCGTCTACAGCGGCTAGAAAGTAG